Proteins found in one Brachypodium distachyon strain Bd21 chromosome 5, Brachypodium_distachyon_v3.0, whole genome shotgun sequence genomic segment:
- the LOC100842822 gene encoding arogenate dehydratase/prephenate dehydratase 6, chloroplastic, with product MAAASLIMAPIGPTPRMPGHAPCRARCVVRGSLQGAVVNSRTEWLTSCAVLSSKVAAQVPHSTNGYVAPAAAPRGAVLDLVPTRGINGSASNLPQPLRIADLCPAPVHGSELRVAYQGVPGAYSEKAAGKAYPGCDAVPCDQFEVAFQAVENWITDRAVLPVENSLGGSIHRNYDLMLRHRLHIVGEVQLPVHHCLLALPGVRKEDITRVISHPQALAQCEHTITRMGLSVVREAFDDTAGAAEHVAAHGLRDTAAIASSRAAELYGMEVLADGIQDDCGNMTRFVMLAREPIVPRTDRPFKTSIVFAHGKEGTSVLFKVLSAFAFRDISLTKIESRPHRPIRPVEDANHGTSAKQFEYMFYVDFQASLADPRVQNALAEVQEFTSFLRVLGSYPMDMTPITHN from the coding sequence ATGGCTGCAGCGAGTTTGATCATGGCGCCCATCGGGCCGACTCCTAGGATGCCGGGCCACGCTCCGTGTCGGGCCCGTTGCGTGGTAAGGGGCTCACTTCAGGGCGCTGTCGTCAACAGCCGGACAGAGTGGCTGACAAGCTGTGCGGTGCTCTCCAGCAAGGTCGCGGCACAAGTCCCCCACTCCACCAACGGCTACgtcgcgccggcggcggctccgagAGGGGCGGTGCTTGACTTAGTCCCCACGAGAGGCATTAATGGCAGCGCCAGTAACCTGCCGCAGCCGCTGCGGATCGCTGACCTGTGCCCGGCACCGGTGCACGGGTCGGAGCTGCGCGTGGCGTACCAGGGCGTGCCCGGCGCGTACAGCGAGAAGGCGGCCGGGAAGGCGTACCCGGGGTGCGACGCCGTCCCCTGCGATCAATTCGAGGTGGCGTTCCAGGCAGTGGAGAACTGGATCACGGACCGCGCCGTGCTCCCCGTGGAGAACTCGCTGGGCGGCAGCATCCACCGCAACTACGacctcatgctccggcaccggctCCACATCGTGGGCGAGGTGCAGCTCCCCGTGCACCACTGCCTGCTGGCACTCCCGGGCGTGCGCAAGGAGGACATCACCCGCGTCATCAGCCACCCGCAGGCGCTGGCGCAGTGCGAGCACACCATCACCCGCATGGGCCTCAGCGTGGTCCGCGAGGCCTTCGACGacacggccggcgccgccgagcaCGTGGCGGCCCACGGGCTCCGCGACACGGCCGCCATCGCGTcgtcccgcgccgccgagctctACGGCATGGAGGTGCTGGCGGACGGCATCCAGGACGACTGCGGCAACATGACGCGGTTCGTGATGCTGGCCAGGGAGCCCATCGTGCCGCGCACGGACCGCCCCTTCAAGACCAGCATCGTGTTCGCGCACGGCAAGGAAGGCACCTCCGTGCTCTTCAAGGTGCTATCCGCCTTTGCCTTCCGTGACATCAGCCTCACCAAGATCGAGAGTCGGCCGCACCGGCCCATTCGCCCTGTCGAGGACGCCAACCACGGCACGTCCGCGAAGCAGTTCGAGTACATGTTTTACGTCGATTTCCAggcctccctcgccgaccCGCGCGTGCAGAACGCGCTCGCCGAGGTCCAGGAGTTCACCTCATTCTTGCGGGTGCTCGGGAGCTACCCCATGGACATGACTCCAATCACTCATAATTGA
- the LOC100842519 gene encoding uncharacterized protein LOC100842519, which produces MEKGRRRHVPAFGEWNYYYHYNEPEVPAVPAACYAPEPEPEPEACSDVWFRYSPPPRKPTPKKMRRPRPDGDAAAPVKGGRRARPAFDSGSGVVRSTTTAKAASNSRVVRPVDEDLYQVPPPEFASHRPRRKVRSLWMGCLGLNSCVA; this is translated from the exons ATGGAG aaggggaggaggcggcatgTGCCGGCGTTCGGAGAGTGGAACTACTACTACCACTACAACGAGCCGGAGGTGCCCGCGGTGCCGGCCGCGTGCTACGctccggagccggagccggagccagagGCCTGCAGCGATGTCTGGTTCAGGTACTCGCCGCCCCCGCGCAAACCGACGCCCAAGAAGATGAGGAGGCCGCGGCCGGATGGCGATGCAGCAGCTCCAGTGAAGGGCGGGAGACGTGCCAGGCCGGCCTTCGACTCCGGCAGCGGCGTGGTTCgttcgacgacgacggccaaGGCCGCCTCCAACTCCAGGGTGGTGCGGCCTGTCGACGAGGACTTGTACCAGGTTCCACCGCCGGAGTTCGCCTCCCACCGCCCAAGACGG AAAGTGAGGAGCCTGTGGATGGGATGCCTGGGCCTCAACTCCTGCGTCGCCTGA
- the LOC100842204 gene encoding acyl-CoA--sterol O-acyltransferase 1: MEFLQDSIPMVYLAVAAFVLYARASSSLLRPGLPRLVALLPVFPVLASAPLAFSSSAILRGLAGFFLAWLCSFKVALFTVGRGPLDPALPLLPFLFTALLPVKLRPASNNKATAKSSFSLVSCTVKVAIIAAVVRLYEYNDQLHLYARLALYGVHTYCFLDLLLPCIAAAGGALGMEMEPQFDRPYLATSLRDFWGRRWNLMVSAILRPSVYEPVRARAGNAAAGVLATFLVSGLMHEAMVYYLSLRWPPNGEMAVFFVLHGVCCVAEEWFVRRWKARGCPSPPRAVATLLVWAFVVGTSFWLFFPALCKDGVEEKLLQGWAAVAAFFRDAGRKVALPCTINGVISDQK, translated from the coding sequence ATGGAGTTCCTGCAGGACAGCATCCCCATGGTGTACCTGGCCGTCGCAGCCTTCGTGCTGTACGCGCGCGCGTCTTCGTCTCTCCTCCGCCCGGGGCTCCCACGCTTGGTCGCCCTGCTCCCCGTATTTCCGGtcctcgcctccgcccccttggccttctcttcctccgccATCCTCCGGGGCCTCGCCGGCTTCTTCCTAGCCTGGCTCTGCTCCTTCAAGGTCGCGCTCTTCACCGTCGGCCGCGGCCCGCTCGACCCGGCTCTCCCCCTGCTTCCGTTCCTCTTCACCGCCTTGCTCCCCGTCAAGCTCCGACCAGCATCCAACAACAAAGCCACAGCCAAGTCGTCCTTCTCCCTCGTTTCTTGCACGGTCAAGGTCGCCATCATAGCCGCCGTCGTCCGCCTCTACGAGTACAACGACCAGCTGCATCTCTACGCCCGCCTCGCGTTGTACGGCGTGCACACGTACTGCTTCCTGGACCTGCTCCTCCCCTGCATCGCGGCCGCGGGGGGCGCGCTGGGGATGGAGATGGAGCCGCAGTTCGACCGGCCGTACCTGGCGACGTCGCTGCGGGACTTCTGGGGCCGCCGGTGGAACCTCATGGTGTCCGCCATCCTCCGGCCGTCTGTGTACGAGCCCGTGCGCGCGCGAGCCGGGAACGCCGCGGCGGGGGTCCTGGCCACGTTCCTCGTGTCCGGGCTGATGCACGAGGCCATGGTGTACTACCTCAGCCTGCGCTGGCCGCCGAACGGCGAGATGGCTGTCTTCTTCGTTCTCCATGGCGTCTGCTGCGTCGCCGAGGAGTGGTTCGTGCGGCGGTGGAAGGCCAGGGGCtgtccctcgccgccgcgagcTGTGGCGACGCTGCTGGTTTGGGCGTTCGTCGTGGGCACGTCGTTCTGGCTCTTCTTCCCGGCGTTGTGCAAGGACGGTGTCGAGGAgaagctgctgcaggggtGGGCTGCCGTGGCGGCGTTCTTTCGGGACGCCGGCAGAAAGGTTGCCCTGCCCTGTACGATCAACGGAGTGATCAGTGATCAAAAGTGA